The nucleotide window GCGAGTAAACTAAGACTGGCTAGAATTGGGTgaaggtctgagagagagagagagagagagagagagagagagagagagagagagagagagagagagagaggaggcagagaaaTTGTTACGTACATTAGTCGCCAAATTGGGGACATAAGCGCTAAATTGGGATACATTTAATAATTCAAGTGTCTGGAGATTCCTCGGGAGAAGGAAACGTGTAAGCAGGAGGAGATAAACCTGAGGGAGTGGAGGACGGAAACTTTTATGGAGGAAATATTGAGTTATGGCGCTGCTGCAGGGTCATGTGGGTAgtgttgcaagagagagagagagagagagagagagagagagagagagagagagtcagagagtCAGAGGAGAGACGGAAGTTCTTGAGAAGGTAAAAATTAATGaactaaaaacacacacgagacaaactgaagaatatataaaacctgaagaaagataaaaacacgaaagaaaatagACTCACATGAAGGGAAATTGAGATGAGTGTACTAATTAGGAAGATAGACTTGAGTGAAATAGATGAGATTGCttgagaaataggaaagaaaagaggtaaaTGAACAGAAGAACAccctgtagtagtagcagcagcagtagtagtcagAACCTTCCGCAATTTCTCTCCGTCGGCCGTTCGTCTATCCCAAGCTGTCCCGGCAAAGATACTCACGTAGGAGCAATGGCCGTCTAGgtgtaggtggggaggagggactgGGGCGGTTTTGGGCGGtagaagtgaggagagagagagaaagagagatttagGTGATGTAGATGACGCCTGTAACCTAAAAACACTATGAACAACACCACCAGCCCTCCAAGCCtgtctccgcctcctccttgtgtttttgttgtcgatgttgatgttgctgctcctctttcaccttcttctccttcttctccttcttcgcttcctcctcctcctcctcctcctcctcctccttcttcttcttcttcttcttcttcttcttcttcttcttcttcttcttcttcttcttcttttttctcgtgCTGTCTCAGGCTACATttagaagtaggaagagaattagaagaatgaaaagataattaaatgaaaacgaaaaggatgattctctctctctctctctctctctctctctctctctctctctctctctctctctctctctctctctctctctctctctctctctctctgtatgatgAAAGCAACATTCCGTCGTAATCAGGTATTAAAATCGTGCCCAGCGTATATTTAGTTTCCTTCGCGTATCTCTGTACATTCTTGGCGGGTCGCGGCTGTCCGGTAAATGCCACGGCAGGGTTCGAATCTAGTGTGGAAAAGAGACGAGGCTGACGTTACCTGTGCTTGCCAAAGAACTGTGCGATTTAGTGAAGATGAGGAGTTACGGTcacattttcttattatcttctCTTCGCTCCGTTAATGAAGCCGTGAATCAGGGCGTAAGGGAGACAGGTGCGTGAAGGTAAGcagggagggagcgggaggcGGCGTGCCATGCGAGTGACAGGCGGATGACAGGTTGTGACGAGTGAGGCGtgcggggggagggagggcaggcagGGGGCAGGGCTCGTCTCGCCAGGATGATGGTtaaggagggggggggagacgGGCGAGTTGAATGAAGGGAGGCGAGGACTGGACGAGGGTGGTGAGTTAGgggctggctggtggtggtgctggtggcgtgtggtgatggtggtggtgatgtatgatggtggcagtggtgagatTGATGCCTGTTAGTGGAAGTGGTAGAAGCGtgttgtaggtggtggtggtggtggtcgtggtggaggGGTACCGTGTAAGGTGAGCTGTAGCGTCGTGGCCGGCGGCGGCGCGGAGCCTCGGCGAGGCAGGCGACAGGCAGGATCTCgcctcccttgtgtgtgtgtatatttttacTGCAGCGCGGCGGCGAGTACTGTGCCGCCTCCCCCACCACCCTAATATAGGGTATGCGCAAAAGGGACGCGCACCGCAGGCCACTGCGCACTGATATAAGTTGCGGGAGGGCAGGTGGACCAGCAGTGCCGCACAGCTCAGGTCGCCTCCACCGCCCCCGTCGCCGCCATGCCTGCCTCTAAGGGTTCCCGCTCTTCCTCCAAGAAGGCCAAGAAGGGAGGAAGCAATGTGTTCGATATGTTCACACAGAAGCAGGTGGCGGAGTTCAAGGAGGGCTTCCAGGTGATGGACCGTGACCGCGATGGCATCATCAGCAAGGATGACCTCCGTGGTGTGTTCGACGAGATCGGCCGCATCACCAGCGACTCCGACCTCGACGAGATGATTGCTGACGCCCCTGGACCCATCAACTTCACCACCCTCCTGCACATGTTCGCCTCCCGCTCCTCCGGCGAGAGCGACGATGATGACGTGGTGGCTGCCGCTTTCCGCGCCTTCGAGAAGGAGCCCGGCCAGATCGACTCCGAGAGCTTCAAGACCATGCTGATGGCCTTCGGTGACAAGTTCACCGCACAGGAGGTGGATGACGCCTTCGAGCAGATGGACATCGATGAGGACACCGGCATGATCGACTCCACCAGCCTCATCTCCATGCTGTGTGCCGGTGCCGgcaaggagggcgaggaggaggccGCCGCATAGTGTGTGTGCCCCCCTCTTCCTATCCCGACCCTCACGCCCGCAGGAACTATGGGTGGCGAGTAGTAGTGACGCGCACCAGCAGGCCAGATCTTGCTCGCGTCCTGTGGCTGTGGCACTCAGGCACCAAAGGGGAacctcctgctgttgctgctgctcctgctcccccccttccccctctagctctctttctatcttcccgTCTCATCACTCGCGCCatccatctatcatttcacCCATACTTCTTACGGGCCACGACACTGCTAGTCCTCCCCGCGGCGGCCTCCACCAGCCCCGTGTCCgcccaccaccatctccatcgCCACGCGGCTCGGGAGCGGCGTTGAAAAAGTCGCGtgtgccgccgccaccacaggGAGGGCGCGCCGCTCCCACTACCTTGGACCAGACAGTGAACAAGTGTTATGTGAACCGCCACTCGTGCAGTGAATGTGGCCACCGCCGGCGTCTCAGGGTCGTCGTCGCACGTGCAGCTGTGGTGCCCGTGAGGGACGCCATAGGGCCGTCGTCGTGCGCACAGCTGTGGCTTCCGGCGGCGTGCGGAACTGCTACGCCACCATCAGGCAGCGGTGCCTCTCCCCCAAGGGAGACACCGTCAGGATTGGCATGTGAAAGACACACCAATAAAATCTTTTACTATGACCGTTGTCTCCCTTCGCCtcaggacaccaccaccaccaataccactttCCCCTCTCGCCATGCCCGCCATGCATGCCCCTCACCACGTGTCAGGCATTACGCCGGAATCTCGGCACAAAGTTTACagacacaacatacacacaagcaCCAGAATTAACAGGCTTAGCAGAATCAGCAGTttgcaaactaaccaaacctcCACTCTAAATTAACAATCCTTACGTAACTGCAACCTTAATAACCCCCATAACAACCAGCACCCTCACGTATGTGGCTCACAACGCACGCTCTCACCACCGACAGAAGAGTAGCAACAAGCTCCCTATATAAGCAACAGTCTTGTTGCCaccctcactttccccttcttcctcttcctctataaACTGACTGACACTTACTCTCCACTATCACCAGTGCTACGCACACCACGCTCTAAAGGCACGCATGGCACCCTGCATGACACACCGCCTGCCCAGTCATTGAGGGGCGGCAGGAACGCAAGGGCTGGGTTGAGTATGTGGAAGCAAACGCGCGATTAATGAATGGCCACAGAGAAAAAGGTTAGAGGCTTCAATGACTGGAATTCGACCATGGCGTAAAAAATCTAACTACTATGTAATTCCTCCCTTAACTTGAGTAGCTTTTACTCCTTTCGTaagttttttcttaattttttctcagCAATATCGCACTGACCAGTAGGTGGACTGGTGTGGTAAGTCACTAGGTGAGGTATTGCATAcgtaaagaggaaaaagacaaaggagtgtgtgtgtgtgtgtgtgtgtgtgtgtatcgaagACGGAGAGTAGGACTAATATAAACCACCACGGATGTATCGATGACAATTGGCCAACGAGTCTATTAATACTAAGAGGAAAGATGGCTGCTCGCTATAAAAGGCAACTGCTGGCGTCCTCTCAACCAGACTGGGAAAGAGGATCCCAGCTCTCTGTTTCCCGCggctgttttatttttgtaatgttacaCGTCGCCTTCCGCCGCCAGCCTCCGCCctcccgcccccctcccccctttttattcactctcccctttctctcccaacGTCCTTCCTCTTCGCTGAagacacatacacatgcacaacCTTTAGTCACCAGTCTGAGGGTGAAATGAGTTAAGGAGTCGAACAGAAGTGTGGAAAGTAaatacatttctttcattttgtcgGTGTCAGACGGATGGTCACAGCCTTCATGCGGGTAAACACAAATAGTTAGCCTACTTAGACATCTGCTGCAGTATTATAATTTCACGTCTCAGGTGCAGTTGTCTAGTCATTTATTTAGTCGCTTGATAGTCTGGGGCTCTGGGCAGCGGAAATTGCAATGGTAGTAGCTGAAGTAAAGTTTTTAGGCGAGAATTAGGCCAGACACTGCATTCTTCCCTCTTCAGCAGCGCGAGTCACTGGCTGTCTCGCCCCACAAGCGTGTCGAGGGTAAGTGAACTAGACAGAAAAATATTTCCTTGCTGTATTTGTGGATGACCCGTTTTATTTTACACCGCGCGTCCACGAGGCTACAAGCATGCcaggccagtattctgaaacgctgtgctctctcaccacgactactttcaaatgccacagagattattagtcggtttctcaagggtgtttctttgGTTTATAATGCAAAGATCTTATTAATATGTCattagaatcgtaaaaacaacTTTAAAAATCAGTGTAATttcaattagtttttttttttctctttttctcttttttttttttttgcatgtagtggaggtgcggagcagtttttttttttttcggaatatgGTCCCAGATTGTTACGAATGGTGCAAGGGTGGCGGTCTGGGCAGGAGAGGGAAAGCAgtagtgagggaaaggaaacggGAAAGAGAGGGACACAGTGATGCTTTGTGAGGTACTGAGGGATACTTGAAGCCCACTACGGTGGAAAGAGAGTACAGGGATCATCTTAAAGGGATTTGTACATAGTGTTTCTATTTCGGTATTTTACTTTAGTGGCTGGTCTCTAAATACACCGGTGtcaaaaatgtaaaagaattcAAAgactttcaacatttttcaaaaaggaaggaaattaagaaaggcAGAAGGATTGTCTTGAGGGGAGTTGTATATATCCCTGCAACCGTAGTGCCTTATTAGCTACGATCTAAATGTGCTGATTAgtcaggaaataaaaatgaaggaataaataaagaaagtaaggcttttttttattacttccaaGGAGAAAAGACAGTTGAGGAATCATCCTTAGGGAGTTGCACTTATTGCTGCTAGAAATATAATGCCACTTCGCCATATATAAAGGCTCTTCtgaaaaatgaatagataaatagcaATTCAAGATTAAGATTTAGTATTGCAATTTGTATAGAACTATATATATGCCTACGAGTAATTATTTCTTATCATTGCCTCACGTCCCTCGGATTGATGAGGTTTTAATttagtctttgtgtgtgtgtgtgtgtgtgtcacccttggtatatagatagatagggatCATGGCCACAATATGTCTTCTTGCGCTCCACATGCAATGCTCGTAAATGTAGCTTGGTTTGTAGCCACGTAAATGCGTACAACATAAAGACACACtttgggacttttttttttttttgtatttgttcatttaattgttcgtttattcatttgtttattagaGGCAGTTAAGAGAGCTACGTAAAAGAATTTGAATAATAAAGTAGTCTtctgaataaaggaggaaactCTACTTTGGTTGCATAcctaacataaataaataaataaataataagatcaaataaaagaaaaaaataatattaataataacaataaatgacaGGGAACAGTACGCATATATATTTAGAAGAGGGAAATGATGCCGAGGATAATTAATTACTGACAGATGTCGAGGCATATATAGCACTCAGGGAAAGGGTATTTTAATGGGCCTATGACGTAGGATTGAAAAGGATAGTGGGCGTGCATATGGGATTGTTACCTTTACTTTGTTTGGCTTCTCAGCGCTTCAACTAAGGGACAGTTACTTGTACGTGTATATATACCTAACTCTACATAGGTTGCAACCATAAATCTTAATCTTGTATTGCTAATTATCTGTTCATTTTTCTGAAGAGCCGTATGCCATACTCTGGTGGTCTAGtagaagttattgggatttttaaGGGAGattattttagtgatagtttaacaaggattctgcatcatctattctagggaaaggaaaataaaaccatGAAGGAATTTATTTTAGTTGTAAGATTTGAGgtagaaacaaatgaaagaagacTATTTTAATttggaatagagaaaaaaaaaaagcctacatCAGTGTGAAATAGAGAAGAGGCCTATTTTAATGTGGAATAGAGAATGTAGGccctttttcttatttgagATAGAGAATGGAGACCTAGTTTAATTTGGGATAGAGAAAGGAATCTATTTTAATTTGGAACAGAAAATGGAGGCCTATTTTGATTTTGAATAGAGAAAGGAGACCTATTTTACTGtggaatagagaaaaagaacaagaggtgtgtggtgtgtcaggaAGGCAGTGAGTGGAGTGTGGCATGAATGAGATATAAACAAGGCTACACGTGGAAGGAGTACGATGAAGACATTTTCTGACAGTTCAGTCTCATAAGGGTTTGTCACTCACAAGACATCTGATTATGACAAcaatgatgaagataataatatgttactatta belongs to Scylla paramamosain isolate STU-SP2022 chromosome 29, ASM3559412v1, whole genome shotgun sequence and includes:
- the LOC135115743 gene encoding myosin regulatory light chain 2-like, whose amino-acid sequence is MPASKGSRSSSKKAKKGGSNVFDMFTQKQVAEFKEGFQVMDRDRDGIISKDDLRGVFDEIGRITSDSDLDEMIADAPGPINFTTLLHMFASRSSGESDDDDVVAAAFRAFEKEPGQIDSESFKTMLMAFGDKFTAQEVDDAFEQMDIDEDTGMIDSTSLISMLCAGAGKEGEEEAAA